The following are encoded in a window of Actinomycetota bacterium genomic DNA:
- a CDS encoding DUF6338 family protein produces the protein MPTTFLGLLIFVAFLAPGFVFVLIREQRRPSPERSVFRETALFLLSGLLGNILALLLFGLARTKFPNRTPDVGQLIRQPGPYAEGHYLELAWWSLGFLVLSCVTAIVLAHQDPRKWRLISFLGNRKFLSFLGGSISVDSAWEVVFNSEAIAETEKHCGCLLEDGTWISGVLASSSPDPRETGDRELVLAPPIYWRAAGDETVVESDAQRVVISARRLVVLDVRYYAPQEESAGLTANPRPAPLAGDLGSQSASVVEGAHLTPPRPAW, from the coding sequence GTGCCCACCACCTTCTTAGGACTCCTCATCTTCGTTGCTTTTCTGGCTCCCGGCTTCGTCTTCGTTCTAATACGTGAACAGAGACGGCCTTCACCTGAAAGATCTGTTTTCCGGGAGACCGCTCTGTTTCTGCTCTCGGGGCTCCTAGGAAACATCCTCGCGCTTCTTCTGTTCGGCTTGGCTCGCACAAAGTTTCCCAATCGAACTCCTGATGTCGGGCAGCTCATCCGCCAACCTGGGCCCTATGCCGAAGGGCACTATCTGGAGCTGGCATGGTGGTCCCTTGGTTTCCTGGTCCTCTCATGTGTGACCGCGATTGTCCTCGCCCACCAGGACCCCCGGAAGTGGAGGCTCATCAGCTTCCTTGGGAATCGGAAGTTCCTCAGCTTCCTCGGAGGGTCGATCAGCGTCGATTCAGCATGGGAGGTGGTGTTCAACTCCGAAGCCATTGCCGAGACCGAAAAACACTGCGGGTGCTTGCTTGAAGACGGCACATGGATCAGCGGGGTACTAGCATCGTCTAGCCCTGATCCTCGAGAAACTGGTGACCGCGAGCTCGTCTTGGCTCCGCCTATCTACTGGAGAGCGGCCGGTGACGAGACCGTTGTCGAGTCAGACGCACAGCGCGTAGTGATCTCGGCTCGCCGGTTAGTGGTCTTAGATGTTCGTTACTACGCACCGCAGGAGGAGTCTGCCGGTCTGACTGCCAACCCCAGACCTGCTCCACTCGCCGGAGACCTGGGGAGCCAGAGTGCCTCCGTCGTGGAGGGCGCACACTTGACCCCTCCCAGACCAGCGTGGTGA